From a single Myxocyprinus asiaticus isolate MX2 ecotype Aquarium Trade chromosome 47, UBuf_Myxa_2, whole genome shotgun sequence genomic region:
- the LOC127436909 gene encoding prickle-like protein 1 isoform X3, with product MSLETSSGTRPTTRALHMDSKGAKVALGFQRSSTSDDDSGCALEEYTWVPPGLRPEQVQIYFSCLPEEKVPYVNSPGEKHRIRQLLYQLPPHDNEIRYCQTLSEEERRELHMFSIQRKEAALGRGTPKLLPRALQHICEHCKENIKGGEMAVFASRAGPGPCWHAACFTCSTCQELLVDLIYFYHSGKIYCGRHHAELLKPRCSACDEIIFADECTEAEGRHWHMKHFSCFECETILGGQRYIMKDGRPFCCGCFESLYAEYCEACGENIGVDHAQMTYEGVHWHATDKCFCCAQCKTSLLGCPFLPKEGRIYCSKACSLGEDVHASDSSDSAFQSARSRESRHSIRMGKSSHPTEQCKQTQLYLATDYRTSSLCGDNTETMCHQLERQNFAEENYWRDRDEQEAPEDCVEDWAEHEDYMTQLLMKFGDHGVIPTEDTRQAEPWIIKDSEYNRSKPEMKMSSHNLGSKKHHTDMYWAQSQDGLGDSAYGSHPGPASARKIQELEMDQGAGPGFWSEPRQWYEDSLECIASELRKAEHNIGDSMDSLALSNITGASVDGDGKNRQTIYSFQNMKEQEREVEDCDNISNMGTLNSSMLHRSANSLKSLNSELDHEGALEVEEGEDEEEDRIPIYFGEELPSLLHLPLLRRTKSQSQPQSRPQQVKFSDDVVDKGYYGEMGLRQPPMSERTRRRTHYREEPPRCPTTRHHHKGRQCRKTRSENALHLPSKERAKLHVVPKETGLSIPEHRNGILLNPSAHSYHQTYSDYAQQDMVRVDHVQDFCGDEEDDWCSTCSSSSSESEEEGFFLGQPIPKPRSQSLHYCTEDYPTRVTALTPPYGSRTKPKRKGHKGKNCIIS from the exons ATGAGTCTTGAAACTTCATCAGGGACCCGGCCCACTACTCGGGCACTACACATGGACTCGAAAGGAGCCAAAGTGGCACTTGGTTTTCAGAGGAGTTCTACCTCTGATGATGACTCTGGATGCGCTCTGGAGGAGTACACCTGGGTTCCCCCTGGATTGCGACCCGAGCAG GTCCAGATCTACTTTTCCTGCCTGCCAGAGGAGAAGGTGCCATATGTCAACAGCCCTGGAGAGAAACACAGGATCAGACAACTCCTCTATCAGCTGCCTCCACATGACAATGAG ATCCGGTACTGCCAGACCCTTAGTGAGGAGGAGAGGCGAGAACTCCACATGTTCAGCATTCAGAGGAAGGAGGCGGCACTCGGCAGGGGAACCCCAAAACTGCTTCCAAGAGCCCTGCAGCACATTTGCGAACAT TGTAAAGAGAACATCAAGGGTGGAGAGATGGCTGTGTTCGCTTCAAGAGCGGGCCCTGGGCCGTGCTGGCATGCAGCGTGCTTTACTTGCTCTACCTGTCAAGAGCTTCTGGTAGACCTAATCTATTTCTACCACAGTGGCAAAATCTACTGCGGTAGACACCATGCAGAGCTTCTGAAGCCACGGTGTTCAGCATGCGATGAG ATAATCTTTGCTGACGAATGTACCGAAGCAGAGGGTCGTCACTGGCACATGAAGCATTTCTCTTGCTTTGAATGCGAGACAATTTTAGGTGGACAGAGGTACATCATGAAGGATGGACGACCCTTCTGCTGTGGATGCTTTGAGTCATTATATGCAGAGTATTGTGAGGCCTGCGGGGAAAATATCG GAGTGGACCATGCTCAGATGACGTATGAGGGTGTACACTGGCATGCCACTGACAAATGTTTCTGTTGTGCCCAATGCAAAACCTCTCTTCTGGGCTGCCCCTTTCTTCCAAAAGAGGGTCGGATCTACTGCTCTAAAGCCTGTAGCCTAGGTGAGGATGTCCATGCCTCTGACTCTTCGGACTCAGCCTTTCAGTCCGCCAGATCACGGGAATCTCGGCATAGCATACGAATGGGCAAGAGTAGTCACCCTACAGAGCAGTGTAAGCAGACACAACTCTATTTAGCAACAGACTACAGGACCTCCAGTCTCTGCGGTGACAACACGGAGACCATGTGCCATCAGTTGGAGAGACAAAACTTTGCAGAGGAAAACTACTGGAGAGACAGGGATGAGCAGGAAGCCCCCGAGGACTGTGTAGAAGATTGGGCTGAACATGAGGACTACATGACCCAGCTGCTCATGAAATTTGGAGACCATGGAGTCATCCCGACAGAGGACACCAGACAGGCTGAGCCATGGATTATAAAAGACTCTGAGTACAATAGGTCCAAACCAGAGATGAAGATGAGTAGCCACAATTTGGGTAGTAAAAAACACCACACCGATATGTATTGGGCCCAATCTCAGGATGGACTCGGAGACTCTGCTTATGGAAGCCACCCTGGCCCAGCTAGTGCTAGAAAGATTCAAGAGCTGGAAATGGATCAGGGAGCAGGGCCTGGGTTCTGGTCTGAGCCTAGACAATGGTATGAAGACTCTTTGGAGTGCATTGCAAGTGAACTCCGAAAGGCTGAGCACAACATTGGAGACTCTATGGACTCTCTAGCTCTCTCAAACATTACAG gagcttcagttgatgGAGATGGCAAAAACAGACAGACCATCTACTCATTCCAAAACATGAAAGAGCAGGAAAGAGAGGTGGAAGACTGTGACAACATAAGTAACATGGGCACACTAAACTCCTCAATGCTCCACAGGAGTGCTAATTCCCTGAAGAGTCTAAACTCAGAGCTGGACCATGAAGGGGCACTGGAGGTGGAGGAGGGAGAAGATGAGGAGGAGGACAGAATTCCAATTTATTTTGGAGAGGAACTACCCTCTCTGCTCCATCTTCCTCTGCTGAGAAGGACCAAGTCTCAATCTCAGCCCCAATCTAGACCTCAACAAGTGAAGTTCTCTGATGATGTTGTGGATAAGGGATATTATGGTGAAATGGGCTTGAGGCAACCACCAATGAGTGAGAGGACTCGCAGACGGACCCATTACAGGGAGGAGCCACCGAGATGTCCTACCACCAGACATCATCACAAAGGCAGACAATGTCGGAAAACACGTTCAGAAAATGCATTGCATCTTCCTTCTAAGGAGAGAGCAAAGTTGCATGTTGTGCCAAAAGAAACTGGCTTGAGCATACCTGAACACAGGAACGGTATTCTTTTGAATCCTTCTGCTCACAGCTATCATCAAACCTATTCAGACTATGCTCAGCAGGATATGGTCCGAGTGGACCACGTCCAAGACTTTTGTGGCGATGAAGAAGATGACTGGTGTTCAACATGCTCCTCTTCATCTTCAGAGTCTGAGGAAGAGGGGTTCTTCCTTGGCCAGCCAATCCCCAAGCCCCGATCCCAAAGCTTACATTATTGCACAGAGGATTATCCGACCCGGGTCACAGCTTTAACGCCCCCTTATGGCTCACGGACCAAACCGAAAAGGAAAGGCCACAAGGGCAAGAACTGCATAATTTCTTAA
- the LOC127436909 gene encoding prickle-like protein 1 isoform X1 translates to MHFTKSTHLMSLETSSGTRPTTRALHMDSKGAKVALGFQRSSTSDDDSGCALEEYTWVPPGLRPEQVQIYFSCLPEEKVPYVNSPGEKHRIRQLLYQLPPHDNEIRYCQTLSEEERRELHMFSIQRKEAALGRGTPKLLPRALQHICEHCKENIKGGEMAVFASRAGPGPCWHAACFTCSTCQELLVDLIYFYHSGKIYCGRHHAELLKPRCSACDEIIFADECTEAEGRHWHMKHFSCFECETILGGQRYIMKDGRPFCCGCFESLYAEYCEACGENIGVDHAQMTYEGVHWHATDKCFCCAQCKTSLLGCPFLPKEGRIYCSKACSLGEDVHASDSSDSAFQSARSRESRHSIRMGKSSHPTEQCKQTQLYLATDYRTSSLCGDNTETMCHQLERQNFAEENYWRDRDEQEAPEDCVEDWAEHEDYMTQLLMKFGDHGVIPTEDTRQAEPWIIKDSEYNRSKPEMKMSSHNLGSKKHHTDMYWAQSQDGLGDSAYGSHPGPASARKIQELEMDQGAGPGFWSEPRQWYEDSLECIASELRKAEHNIGDSMDSLALSNITGASVDGDGKNRQTIYSFQNMKEQEREVEDCDNISNMGTLNSSMLHRSANSLKSLNSELDHEGALEVEEGEDEEEDRIPIYFGEELPSLLHLPLLRRTKSQSQPQSRPQQVKFSDDVVDKGYYGEMGLRQPPMSERTRRRTHYREEPPRCPTTRHHHKGRQCRKTRSENALHLPSKERAKLHVVPKETGLSIPEHRNGILLNPSAHSYHQTYSDYAQQDMVRVDHVQDFCGDEEDDWCSTCSSSSSESEEEGFFLGQPIPKPRSQSLHYCTEDYPTRVTALTPPYGSRTKPKRKGHKGKNCIIS, encoded by the exons ATGCATTTCACAAAG AGCACCCATCTGATGAGTCTTGAAACTTCATCAGGGACCCGGCCCACTACTCGGGCACTACACATGGACTCGAAAGGAGCCAAAGTGGCACTTGGTTTTCAGAGGAGTTCTACCTCTGATGATGACTCTGGATGCGCTCTGGAGGAGTACACCTGGGTTCCCCCTGGATTGCGACCCGAGCAG GTCCAGATCTACTTTTCCTGCCTGCCAGAGGAGAAGGTGCCATATGTCAACAGCCCTGGAGAGAAACACAGGATCAGACAACTCCTCTATCAGCTGCCTCCACATGACAATGAG ATCCGGTACTGCCAGACCCTTAGTGAGGAGGAGAGGCGAGAACTCCACATGTTCAGCATTCAGAGGAAGGAGGCGGCACTCGGCAGGGGAACCCCAAAACTGCTTCCAAGAGCCCTGCAGCACATTTGCGAACAT TGTAAAGAGAACATCAAGGGTGGAGAGATGGCTGTGTTCGCTTCAAGAGCGGGCCCTGGGCCGTGCTGGCATGCAGCGTGCTTTACTTGCTCTACCTGTCAAGAGCTTCTGGTAGACCTAATCTATTTCTACCACAGTGGCAAAATCTACTGCGGTAGACACCATGCAGAGCTTCTGAAGCCACGGTGTTCAGCATGCGATGAG ATAATCTTTGCTGACGAATGTACCGAAGCAGAGGGTCGTCACTGGCACATGAAGCATTTCTCTTGCTTTGAATGCGAGACAATTTTAGGTGGACAGAGGTACATCATGAAGGATGGACGACCCTTCTGCTGTGGATGCTTTGAGTCATTATATGCAGAGTATTGTGAGGCCTGCGGGGAAAATATCG GAGTGGACCATGCTCAGATGACGTATGAGGGTGTACACTGGCATGCCACTGACAAATGTTTCTGTTGTGCCCAATGCAAAACCTCTCTTCTGGGCTGCCCCTTTCTTCCAAAAGAGGGTCGGATCTACTGCTCTAAAGCCTGTAGCCTAGGTGAGGATGTCCATGCCTCTGACTCTTCGGACTCAGCCTTTCAGTCCGCCAGATCACGGGAATCTCGGCATAGCATACGAATGGGCAAGAGTAGTCACCCTACAGAGCAGTGTAAGCAGACACAACTCTATTTAGCAACAGACTACAGGACCTCCAGTCTCTGCGGTGACAACACGGAGACCATGTGCCATCAGTTGGAGAGACAAAACTTTGCAGAGGAAAACTACTGGAGAGACAGGGATGAGCAGGAAGCCCCCGAGGACTGTGTAGAAGATTGGGCTGAACATGAGGACTACATGACCCAGCTGCTCATGAAATTTGGAGACCATGGAGTCATCCCGACAGAGGACACCAGACAGGCTGAGCCATGGATTATAAAAGACTCTGAGTACAATAGGTCCAAACCAGAGATGAAGATGAGTAGCCACAATTTGGGTAGTAAAAAACACCACACCGATATGTATTGGGCCCAATCTCAGGATGGACTCGGAGACTCTGCTTATGGAAGCCACCCTGGCCCAGCTAGTGCTAGAAAGATTCAAGAGCTGGAAATGGATCAGGGAGCAGGGCCTGGGTTCTGGTCTGAGCCTAGACAATGGTATGAAGACTCTTTGGAGTGCATTGCAAGTGAACTCCGAAAGGCTGAGCACAACATTGGAGACTCTATGGACTCTCTAGCTCTCTCAAACATTACAG gagcttcagttgatgGAGATGGCAAAAACAGACAGACCATCTACTCATTCCAAAACATGAAAGAGCAGGAAAGAGAGGTGGAAGACTGTGACAACATAAGTAACATGGGCACACTAAACTCCTCAATGCTCCACAGGAGTGCTAATTCCCTGAAGAGTCTAAACTCAGAGCTGGACCATGAAGGGGCACTGGAGGTGGAGGAGGGAGAAGATGAGGAGGAGGACAGAATTCCAATTTATTTTGGAGAGGAACTACCCTCTCTGCTCCATCTTCCTCTGCTGAGAAGGACCAAGTCTCAATCTCAGCCCCAATCTAGACCTCAACAAGTGAAGTTCTCTGATGATGTTGTGGATAAGGGATATTATGGTGAAATGGGCTTGAGGCAACCACCAATGAGTGAGAGGACTCGCAGACGGACCCATTACAGGGAGGAGCCACCGAGATGTCCTACCACCAGACATCATCACAAAGGCAGACAATGTCGGAAAACACGTTCAGAAAATGCATTGCATCTTCCTTCTAAGGAGAGAGCAAAGTTGCATGTTGTGCCAAAAGAAACTGGCTTGAGCATACCTGAACACAGGAACGGTATTCTTTTGAATCCTTCTGCTCACAGCTATCATCAAACCTATTCAGACTATGCTCAGCAGGATATGGTCCGAGTGGACCACGTCCAAGACTTTTGTGGCGATGAAGAAGATGACTGGTGTTCAACATGCTCCTCTTCATCTTCAGAGTCTGAGGAAGAGGGGTTCTTCCTTGGCCAGCCAATCCCCAAGCCCCGATCCCAAAGCTTACATTATTGCACAGAGGATTATCCGACCCGGGTCACAGCTTTAACGCCCCCTTATGGCTCACGGACCAAACCGAAAAGGAAAGGCCACAAGGGCAAGAACTGCATAATTTCTTAA
- the LOC127436909 gene encoding prickle-like protein 1 isoform X2 yields MSTHLMSLETSSGTRPTTRALHMDSKGAKVALGFQRSSTSDDDSGCALEEYTWVPPGLRPEQVQIYFSCLPEEKVPYVNSPGEKHRIRQLLYQLPPHDNEIRYCQTLSEEERRELHMFSIQRKEAALGRGTPKLLPRALQHICEHCKENIKGGEMAVFASRAGPGPCWHAACFTCSTCQELLVDLIYFYHSGKIYCGRHHAELLKPRCSACDEIIFADECTEAEGRHWHMKHFSCFECETILGGQRYIMKDGRPFCCGCFESLYAEYCEACGENIGVDHAQMTYEGVHWHATDKCFCCAQCKTSLLGCPFLPKEGRIYCSKACSLGEDVHASDSSDSAFQSARSRESRHSIRMGKSSHPTEQCKQTQLYLATDYRTSSLCGDNTETMCHQLERQNFAEENYWRDRDEQEAPEDCVEDWAEHEDYMTQLLMKFGDHGVIPTEDTRQAEPWIIKDSEYNRSKPEMKMSSHNLGSKKHHTDMYWAQSQDGLGDSAYGSHPGPASARKIQELEMDQGAGPGFWSEPRQWYEDSLECIASELRKAEHNIGDSMDSLALSNITGASVDGDGKNRQTIYSFQNMKEQEREVEDCDNISNMGTLNSSMLHRSANSLKSLNSELDHEGALEVEEGEDEEEDRIPIYFGEELPSLLHLPLLRRTKSQSQPQSRPQQVKFSDDVVDKGYYGEMGLRQPPMSERTRRRTHYREEPPRCPTTRHHHKGRQCRKTRSENALHLPSKERAKLHVVPKETGLSIPEHRNGILLNPSAHSYHQTYSDYAQQDMVRVDHVQDFCGDEEDDWCSTCSSSSSESEEEGFFLGQPIPKPRSQSLHYCTEDYPTRVTALTPPYGSRTKPKRKGHKGKNCIIS; encoded by the exons ATG AGCACCCATCTGATGAGTCTTGAAACTTCATCAGGGACCCGGCCCACTACTCGGGCACTACACATGGACTCGAAAGGAGCCAAAGTGGCACTTGGTTTTCAGAGGAGTTCTACCTCTGATGATGACTCTGGATGCGCTCTGGAGGAGTACACCTGGGTTCCCCCTGGATTGCGACCCGAGCAG GTCCAGATCTACTTTTCCTGCCTGCCAGAGGAGAAGGTGCCATATGTCAACAGCCCTGGAGAGAAACACAGGATCAGACAACTCCTCTATCAGCTGCCTCCACATGACAATGAG ATCCGGTACTGCCAGACCCTTAGTGAGGAGGAGAGGCGAGAACTCCACATGTTCAGCATTCAGAGGAAGGAGGCGGCACTCGGCAGGGGAACCCCAAAACTGCTTCCAAGAGCCCTGCAGCACATTTGCGAACAT TGTAAAGAGAACATCAAGGGTGGAGAGATGGCTGTGTTCGCTTCAAGAGCGGGCCCTGGGCCGTGCTGGCATGCAGCGTGCTTTACTTGCTCTACCTGTCAAGAGCTTCTGGTAGACCTAATCTATTTCTACCACAGTGGCAAAATCTACTGCGGTAGACACCATGCAGAGCTTCTGAAGCCACGGTGTTCAGCATGCGATGAG ATAATCTTTGCTGACGAATGTACCGAAGCAGAGGGTCGTCACTGGCACATGAAGCATTTCTCTTGCTTTGAATGCGAGACAATTTTAGGTGGACAGAGGTACATCATGAAGGATGGACGACCCTTCTGCTGTGGATGCTTTGAGTCATTATATGCAGAGTATTGTGAGGCCTGCGGGGAAAATATCG GAGTGGACCATGCTCAGATGACGTATGAGGGTGTACACTGGCATGCCACTGACAAATGTTTCTGTTGTGCCCAATGCAAAACCTCTCTTCTGGGCTGCCCCTTTCTTCCAAAAGAGGGTCGGATCTACTGCTCTAAAGCCTGTAGCCTAGGTGAGGATGTCCATGCCTCTGACTCTTCGGACTCAGCCTTTCAGTCCGCCAGATCACGGGAATCTCGGCATAGCATACGAATGGGCAAGAGTAGTCACCCTACAGAGCAGTGTAAGCAGACACAACTCTATTTAGCAACAGACTACAGGACCTCCAGTCTCTGCGGTGACAACACGGAGACCATGTGCCATCAGTTGGAGAGACAAAACTTTGCAGAGGAAAACTACTGGAGAGACAGGGATGAGCAGGAAGCCCCCGAGGACTGTGTAGAAGATTGGGCTGAACATGAGGACTACATGACCCAGCTGCTCATGAAATTTGGAGACCATGGAGTCATCCCGACAGAGGACACCAGACAGGCTGAGCCATGGATTATAAAAGACTCTGAGTACAATAGGTCCAAACCAGAGATGAAGATGAGTAGCCACAATTTGGGTAGTAAAAAACACCACACCGATATGTATTGGGCCCAATCTCAGGATGGACTCGGAGACTCTGCTTATGGAAGCCACCCTGGCCCAGCTAGTGCTAGAAAGATTCAAGAGCTGGAAATGGATCAGGGAGCAGGGCCTGGGTTCTGGTCTGAGCCTAGACAATGGTATGAAGACTCTTTGGAGTGCATTGCAAGTGAACTCCGAAAGGCTGAGCACAACATTGGAGACTCTATGGACTCTCTAGCTCTCTCAAACATTACAG gagcttcagttgatgGAGATGGCAAAAACAGACAGACCATCTACTCATTCCAAAACATGAAAGAGCAGGAAAGAGAGGTGGAAGACTGTGACAACATAAGTAACATGGGCACACTAAACTCCTCAATGCTCCACAGGAGTGCTAATTCCCTGAAGAGTCTAAACTCAGAGCTGGACCATGAAGGGGCACTGGAGGTGGAGGAGGGAGAAGATGAGGAGGAGGACAGAATTCCAATTTATTTTGGAGAGGAACTACCCTCTCTGCTCCATCTTCCTCTGCTGAGAAGGACCAAGTCTCAATCTCAGCCCCAATCTAGACCTCAACAAGTGAAGTTCTCTGATGATGTTGTGGATAAGGGATATTATGGTGAAATGGGCTTGAGGCAACCACCAATGAGTGAGAGGACTCGCAGACGGACCCATTACAGGGAGGAGCCACCGAGATGTCCTACCACCAGACATCATCACAAAGGCAGACAATGTCGGAAAACACGTTCAGAAAATGCATTGCATCTTCCTTCTAAGGAGAGAGCAAAGTTGCATGTTGTGCCAAAAGAAACTGGCTTGAGCATACCTGAACACAGGAACGGTATTCTTTTGAATCCTTCTGCTCACAGCTATCATCAAACCTATTCAGACTATGCTCAGCAGGATATGGTCCGAGTGGACCACGTCCAAGACTTTTGTGGCGATGAAGAAGATGACTGGTGTTCAACATGCTCCTCTTCATCTTCAGAGTCTGAGGAAGAGGGGTTCTTCCTTGGCCAGCCAATCCCCAAGCCCCGATCCCAAAGCTTACATTATTGCACAGAGGATTATCCGACCCGGGTCACAGCTTTAACGCCCCCTTATGGCTCACGGACCAAACCGAAAAGGAAAGGCCACAAGGGCAAGAACTGCATAATTTCTTAA